A single genomic interval of bacterium harbors:
- a CDS encoding tetratricopeptide repeat protein gives MAERRRRRSRREESRPAAAAARLPVASVAPAPSLPAAAAGPRWLPWLGALVLVLLTVVAYRPALDAGWVWDDDDYVTDNAALRTPDGLRRIWLEPGATPQWYPATFTSLWLEWQVHGLDPRGYHRTNVLLHALNALLAWAVLRQLAVPGAFLAAALFALHPVHVESVAWVTERKNVLSGAFFLAALWCWLRAALGGGRAALWAASFVLYGGALLAKSVTVTLPLVAVLLVWWRRGRLERRDLLVALPFVLVGVAAGLMTIWVERTVVGAQGVHWDLSPQGRVLIAGRALWFYLHALVWPQNLTFVYPRWEVDAAVPWQWLFPLAALGAAAVLWAARGRLGLGPLLAAACFAILLAPALGFVDVYPMRYSFVADHFQYLASLAPLALVAAIVWRGGRPAWLAAGVAIAVLGVLTWRQAHAYRDAETLWRDTLAKNPSAAMAHVNLGMLLYGQGRVQEAVREYEQALAVAPPEADVVGNLGIALHALGRPAEARARFEEAVALAPGDAGVRLNLANGLAAAGEYDRAVAEYLEALRRRPAYPDAHANLGNVLVMQGRVKEARAHYEAALELDPEFAEAHRNLALLLVRLGNVEGARAHLTAAIRLRPSWTQPREDLAQLEAEGGGVAAP, from the coding sequence GTGGCCGAGCGACGCCGGCGCCGGTCGCGCCGCGAGGAGTCGCGGCCCGCCGCGGCGGCCGCACGCCTTCCGGTCGCATCCGTCGCGCCGGCGCCGAGCCTACCCGCAGCGGCCGCCGGGCCGCGCTGGCTGCCGTGGCTCGGCGCGCTCGTCCTCGTGCTGCTGACGGTGGTCGCGTACCGGCCCGCGCTCGACGCCGGCTGGGTGTGGGACGACGACGACTACGTGACCGACAACGCCGCGCTGCGGACGCCCGACGGCCTGCGCCGCATCTGGCTCGAGCCGGGCGCCACGCCGCAGTGGTATCCGGCGACCTTCACCAGCCTCTGGCTCGAGTGGCAGGTCCACGGCCTCGATCCGCGCGGCTACCATCGCACCAACGTGCTGCTGCACGCGCTGAACGCGCTGCTGGCCTGGGCGGTGCTGCGCCAGCTCGCCGTGCCGGGGGCCTTCCTCGCGGCGGCGCTGTTCGCGCTCCACCCGGTGCACGTCGAGTCGGTGGCATGGGTGACGGAACGCAAGAACGTCCTCTCGGGGGCGTTCTTCCTCGCGGCGCTGTGGTGCTGGCTGCGCGCCGCGCTCGGCGGCGGGCGGGCGGCGCTGTGGGCGGCGAGCTTCGTGCTGTACGGGGGCGCGCTGCTGGCGAAGTCGGTGACCGTGACCCTGCCGCTGGTGGCGGTCCTGCTGGTCTGGTGGCGGCGCGGGCGCCTCGAGCGCCGCGACCTCCTCGTCGCGCTGCCGTTCGTCCTCGTCGGCGTCGCCGCCGGGCTCATGACGATCTGGGTCGAGCGCACGGTCGTCGGCGCGCAGGGCGTCCACTGGGATCTGTCGCCGCAGGGCCGCGTGCTCATCGCCGGGCGCGCGCTGTGGTTCTACCTGCACGCGCTGGTCTGGCCGCAGAACCTGACCTTCGTCTACCCGCGCTGGGAGGTCGACGCGGCCGTCCCCTGGCAGTGGCTCTTCCCGCTCGCCGCGCTCGGCGCGGCGGCCGTGCTTTGGGCGGCGCGCGGGCGTCTCGGCCTCGGGCCGCTCCTCGCCGCGGCGTGCTTCGCGATCCTGCTCGCGCCGGCGCTCGGCTTCGTCGACGTCTACCCGATGCGCTACTCGTTCGTCGCGGATCACTTCCAGTACCTCGCGAGCCTCGCGCCGCTGGCGCTGGTCGCGGCGATCGTCTGGCGCGGCGGCCGGCCGGCCTGGCTGGCGGCGGGCGTCGCGATCGCCGTGCTCGGCGTGCTCACCTGGCGGCAGGCCCACGCCTATCGCGACGCCGAGACGCTGTGGCGCGACACGCTGGCGAAGAACCCGTCGGCGGCCATGGCGCACGTGAACCTGGGGATGCTGCTCTACGGCCAGGGCCGCGTGCAGGAGGCGGTGCGCGAGTACGAGCAGGCGCTGGCGGTGGCGCCGCCGGAGGCCGACGTCGTCGGCAACCTCGGCATCGCGCTGCACGCGCTGGGGCGGCCGGCGGAGGCGCGGGCGCGCTTCGAGGAGGCGGTGGCGCTGGCGCCGGGCGACGCCGGCGTGCGCCTGAACCTCGCCAACGGGCTGGCCGCGGCAGGCGAGTACGATCGCGCCGTCGCCGAGTACCTGGAGGCCCTGCGCCGGCGGCCCGCCTATCCCGACGCTCACGCGAACCTCGGCAACGTCCTCGTGATGCAGGGACGGGTGAAGGAGGCACGCGCGCACTACGAGGCGGCGCTCGAGCTGGATCCCGAGTTCGCGGAGGCGCATCGCAACCTCGCCCTGCTGCTCGTCCGGCTCGGCAACGTCGAGGGCGCGCGAGCGCACCTGACCGCGGCGATCCGCCTGCGCCCGAGCTGGACGCAGCCGCGCGAGGACCTGGCGCAGCTCGAGGCCGAGGGTGGCGGCGTCGCGGCGCCGTGA
- a CDS encoding tetratricopeptide repeat protein: protein MAASRRREAGSARRAAAPPAARFGAIPGRDLVLALALALTTLAVFAPALRLGWVNYDDPEYVLDNPHVRGGLDAANVRWALGAVHHATWHPLTTLSHQLDATLFGLDPAGHHAGNVLLHVGSTLLLFAFLRAATGAVWPALLAAALFGLHPLRVESVAWVSERKDALSTFLWLATCCAWLGWVRRGGAGRYALTVACFALGLLAKPMLVTLPAALLLLDWWPLARLRGRADLWPRVREKLPLVALAAAMAAITWRVQIGAGAVAEATAWPLGVRLANAAVAYVAYVRQTVWPAGLAVFYPPRPLGAGETALALAALLAATLGVLRLARRAPWLAVGWLWFLGTLVPVIGIVKAGEQAMADRFTYVPGIGLGLALAWSVDALVRARPAWTRVVAATAGVALVALAVATRMQLAHWRSSEALFRHALAVTTDNHLAHTNLAVALEVAGRAEEARSHWEAAVALRPRAPSAHASLGQALARAGDVAGAERAYRTALALDPRSSLALVNYGVLLVAQGRLDDAAAHFGEATTVAPDYAKAWAGLAAARAAQGRAADAVGAARRALALDPGMAEAHHARDGARSAGRRRRRAGGVPAGGGPAARRAARGAEPRGRAPRARRRRGSRPRRGRGGRALAGAAGGTAAPGRGRTTGRDALTARARGWFKRR, encoded by the coding sequence GTGGCGGCGTCGCGGCGCCGTGAGGCGGGAAGCGCGCGCCGCGCGGCGGCCCCGCCGGCGGCGCGCTTCGGCGCGATCCCCGGCCGCGATCTCGTGCTGGCGCTGGCGCTCGCGCTCACGACCCTCGCCGTGTTCGCGCCGGCGCTCCGGCTCGGCTGGGTGAACTACGACGACCCCGAGTACGTCCTCGACAACCCGCACGTCCGCGGCGGCCTCGACGCGGCGAACGTGCGCTGGGCGCTGGGCGCGGTGCATCACGCCACCTGGCATCCGTTGACCACCCTCTCGCACCAGCTCGACGCGACCCTGTTCGGCCTCGATCCGGCGGGGCACCATGCCGGCAACGTGCTGCTGCACGTGGGCAGCACGCTGCTGCTCTTCGCCTTCCTCCGTGCGGCGACCGGTGCGGTGTGGCCCGCGCTGCTCGCCGCGGCGCTCTTCGGCCTCCATCCGCTCCGCGTCGAGTCGGTGGCGTGGGTATCGGAGCGCAAGGACGCACTGTCGACGTTCCTGTGGCTCGCCACGTGCTGCGCCTGGCTCGGCTGGGTCCGGCGCGGCGGGGCCGGGCGCTATGCGCTCACGGTCGCGTGCTTCGCGCTCGGCCTGCTCGCGAAGCCGATGCTGGTGACGCTCCCGGCGGCGCTGCTGCTGCTCGACTGGTGGCCGCTCGCCCGGCTGCGCGGCCGCGCCGACCTCTGGCCGCGGGTGCGGGAGAAGCTGCCGCTCGTGGCGCTGGCGGCGGCGATGGCCGCGATCACCTGGCGGGTGCAGATCGGGGCGGGCGCGGTGGCCGAGGCGACGGCGTGGCCGCTCGGCGTGCGGCTCGCGAACGCGGCCGTCGCCTACGTCGCCTACGTGCGGCAGACGGTGTGGCCTGCCGGGCTGGCGGTGTTCTACCCGCCGCGGCCGCTCGGCGCGGGGGAGACCGCGCTCGCGCTCGCGGCGCTGCTCGCCGCGACGCTCGGTGTGCTGCGCCTGGCGCGCCGCGCACCGTGGCTCGCCGTCGGCTGGCTGTGGTTCCTCGGCACGCTCGTTCCCGTGATCGGCATCGTGAAGGCCGGTGAGCAGGCCATGGCCGATCGCTTCACCTACGTTCCCGGCATCGGGCTCGGGCTCGCGCTCGCATGGAGCGTCGACGCGCTGGTGCGTGCGCGGCCCGCGTGGACCCGCGTCGTCGCGGCCACGGCGGGCGTGGCGCTCGTCGCGCTCGCGGTGGCGACGCGGATGCAGCTCGCGCACTGGCGCAGCAGCGAGGCCCTGTTCCGGCACGCGCTCGCGGTGACCACCGACAACCACCTCGCGCACACGAACCTCGCCGTCGCGCTCGAGGTCGCGGGGCGAGCGGAGGAGGCGCGGTCGCACTGGGAGGCGGCCGTCGCCCTGCGGCCGCGCGCGCCGTCCGCGCACGCGAGCCTGGGGCAGGCGTTGGCGCGTGCCGGCGACGTCGCCGGTGCGGAGCGCGCGTATCGCACCGCCCTGGCGCTCGATCCGCGCTCGTCGCTGGCGCTCGTGAACTACGGCGTGCTGCTCGTCGCGCAGGGACGCCTCGACGACGCGGCCGCGCATTTCGGCGAGGCGACGACGGTCGCACCGGACTACGCCAAGGCGTGGGCCGGCCTGGCGGCGGCGCGCGCGGCGCAGGGCCGGGCCGCGGACGCCGTCGGCGCGGCGCGGCGCGCGCTCGCCCTCGACCCCGGGATGGCCGAGGCGCACCACGCTCGCGATGGCGCTCGAAGCGCAGGGCGACGTCGACGACGCGCTGGCGGCGTACCGGCAGGCGGCGGCCCTGCGGCCCGACGAGCCGCGCGCGGCGCTGAACCTCGGGGCCGCGCTCCTCGCGCACGGCGACGTCGCGGCAGCCGCCCGCGTCGCGGACGCGGTGGTCGCGCGCTGGCCGGCGCTGCCGGAGGGACGGCAGCTCCAGGGCGAGGTCGCACGACGGGCCGGGACGCCTTGACGGCGCGCGCGCGCGGCTGGTTCAAGCGGCGGTGA
- a CDS encoding 2OG-Fe(II) oxygenase — translation MRVLDLARFAATCEAARAAFAAAQPFPHLVLDDFLAPAAAAAMVDEFAAVGDGWTHLHHVNEKKRICGAPAHLGPATRAVVDALHAPAFVAALERLTGTAGLRPDPALDGAGLAEMFTGGFLNVHRDFLTHTLAPQWRREVNLLVFLNPEWPAVWRGDLELWDAGVTRPVQTIAPRWNRCVIFRTSATSFHGVPDAIVSPADRPRRSLALYYYRDEGTALGLDPTRYVPRPGDGPLRRALIAADGLALRVYSWAKRRGWLRDATVGRFLRRL, via the coding sequence ATGCGCGTCCTCGATCTCGCACGCTTCGCCGCCACGTGCGAGGCCGCACGGGCGGCGTTCGCGGCGGCGCAGCCGTTTCCGCACCTCGTGCTCGACGACTTCCTCGCGCCGGCGGCGGCCGCGGCGATGGTGGACGAGTTCGCGGCCGTCGGCGACGGCTGGACGCATCTGCACCACGTCAACGAGAAGAAGCGCATCTGCGGCGCGCCCGCGCACCTCGGTCCCGCCACGCGCGCCGTCGTCGACGCCCTGCACGCGCCGGCGTTCGTGGCCGCGCTCGAGCGGCTCACCGGCACGGCCGGGCTGCGGCCCGATCCGGCGCTCGACGGGGCGGGGCTGGCGGAGATGTTCACCGGCGGCTTCCTCAACGTGCACCGCGACTTCCTCACCCATACGCTCGCGCCGCAGTGGCGGCGCGAGGTGAACCTGCTCGTCTTCCTGAATCCCGAATGGCCGGCCGTCTGGCGCGGCGACCTCGAGCTGTGGGACGCCGGCGTCACGCGGCCGGTGCAGACGATCGCGCCGCGCTGGAACCGCTGCGTGATCTTCCGTACCAGCGCGACCTCGTTCCACGGCGTGCCCGACGCCATCGTGAGCCCGGCGGACCGCCCGCGGCGCTCGCTGGCGCTGTACTACTACCGCGACGAGGGCACGGCGCTCGGGCTCGATCCGACGCGGTACGTGCCGCGCCCGGGCGACGGCCCGCTGCGGCGCGCGCTCATCGCCGCCGACGGCCTCGCGCTGCGCGTGTACTCCTGGGCGAAGCGACGCGGCTGGTTGCGCGACGCCACCGTCGGGCGCTTCCTGCGGCGGCTCTGA
- a CDS encoding redoxin family protein — translation MRSPSCFRARHLLAVALVLLAGTSCRVRPAPAPPPTDTARLYALLLNGGGLPAQNYQSHLLHVRELRAMLTRMGVPDARVAVLTSDGDDPGQDVAVRQTQPEEEFWLLEGSRLEAPLRTPIVYEDSTVEGTVLAPATQAELRRWFDTAGRTLTSDDTLLLYVTDHGTRNAKDLGDNAITLWGVGESISVRELGALLATLDPGVRVVTVMSQCFSGSFANLPKARSGRELPDGKTCGYFSSTADRPAYGCYPENRGKNNVGHSFHFLDGLARTGQLEEAHREVLVLDATPDVPLRTSDVWLEARLTAAAAAAGQPLNVYADLLLRRAWKDQGRFEPDIRLLDDIGRAFGSFSPRSLAEVEAQAQQLAASGGQLRQHGKAWDAALDSARRANLDRFTTAHPAWRERLAEPKVRDLPQPEARALTHDLLADLGPATRKDTTTSNRLRRLRTQARTAREVSYRMEVRLGALLRMRTILLGVAGRVWLADDATAAERDAWEALRRCERLVVPVPGVRPGAELARPERFPALEDDVELADGVLPAWMGIQFRQATDDLRAAHGLAPGAASILAVYPDSPAKAAGLQAGDIVVGPPGRPFQERDQVREWTMLSEVDTPAPLEVLRDGRPLAVTLLPKPMPQKWPKLAAPPKVGAPAPPLRLSHYRGDATAAVAPGSPHLLFFWATWCGVCKASLPELDAFARERGIPVVAVTDEGAERLDPFFKSHKGPFPPIVATDTDRQAFLAYGVSGMPTFVLVGADGSVQSYAVGYTAAKGLGLDGWAWSKRPAAP, via the coding sequence ATGCGTTCCCCCTCCTGTTTCCGGGCCCGCCACCTCCTGGCGGTGGCGCTCGTGCTTCTCGCCGGCACCAGCTGTCGGGTGCGGCCGGCACCGGCCCCGCCACCGACCGACACGGCCCGTCTCTACGCCCTCCTGCTGAACGGCGGCGGGTTGCCCGCGCAGAACTACCAGTCGCACCTGCTCCACGTGCGCGAGCTGCGCGCGATGCTCACTCGCATGGGCGTGCCCGACGCGCGCGTCGCGGTGCTGACGAGCGACGGCGACGACCCGGGCCAGGACGTCGCCGTGCGGCAGACCCAACCCGAGGAGGAGTTCTGGCTCCTCGAGGGCAGCCGTCTCGAGGCGCCCCTGCGCACCCCGATCGTCTACGAGGACTCGACCGTCGAAGGAACGGTCCTCGCGCCGGCCACGCAGGCAGAGCTGCGACGCTGGTTCGACACCGCCGGCCGCACGCTGACGTCCGACGACACGCTGCTGCTCTACGTCACCGACCACGGCACCAGGAACGCGAAGGACCTCGGCGACAACGCGATCACCCTCTGGGGCGTCGGCGAGTCGATCTCGGTGCGCGAGCTGGGCGCGCTGCTGGCGACGCTCGATCCCGGCGTGCGGGTCGTCACCGTGATGTCGCAGTGCTTCTCCGGCAGCTTCGCGAACCTGCCGAAGGCGCGCAGCGGCCGCGAGCTGCCCGACGGCAAGACGTGCGGCTACTTCTCCTCGACCGCGGATCGCCCGGCCTACGGCTGCTACCCGGAGAACCGCGGCAAGAACAACGTCGGACACTCCTTCCACTTCCTCGACGGCCTCGCGCGCACGGGCCAGCTCGAGGAGGCGCATCGCGAGGTGCTGGTCCTCGACGCGACGCCCGACGTGCCGCTGCGCACCTCCGACGTGTGGCTCGAAGCCCGCCTCACCGCGGCGGCCGCGGCGGCGGGCCAGCCGCTCAACGTGTACGCCGACCTTCTCCTGCGCCGGGCCTGGAAGGACCAGGGGCGCTTCGAGCCCGACATCCGCCTGCTCGACGACATCGGCCGCGCCTTCGGCTCGTTCAGCCCGCGCTCGCTCGCGGAGGTCGAGGCGCAGGCGCAGCAGCTGGCGGCCAGCGGCGGCCAGCTGCGCCAGCACGGCAAGGCCTGGGACGCCGCCCTCGACTCCGCGCGCCGCGCCAACCTCGACCGCTTCACGACCGCGCACCCCGCCTGGCGCGAGCGCCTCGCCGAGCCGAAGGTGCGCGACCTGCCCCAGCCCGAGGCCCGCGCCCTGACCCACGACCTGCTCGCCGATCTCGGACCCGCCACGCGCAAGGACACGACGACGTCCAATCGCCTGCGGCGCCTGCGGACGCAGGCACGGACGGCGCGCGAGGTCTCCTATCGGATGGAGGTGCGGCTGGGCGCGCTGCTGCGCATGCGGACGATCCTGCTCGGCGTGGCCGGCCGCGTCTGGCTGGCGGACGACGCCACGGCGGCGGAGCGCGACGCCTGGGAGGCGCTGCGTCGCTGCGAGCGGCTCGTCGTCCCCGTCCCGGGCGTGCGGCCCGGCGCCGAGCTCGCTCGGCCCGAGCGCTTCCCGGCGCTGGAAGACGACGTCGAGCTCGCCGACGGCGTCCTGCCCGCCTGGATGGGCATCCAGTTCCGCCAGGCGACGGACGATCTCCGCGCCGCCCACGGTCTGGCGCCCGGGGCGGCATCGATCCTCGCGGTCTATCCCGACTCGCCCGCCAAGGCCGCCGGTCTCCAGGCCGGCGACATCGTCGTCGGGCCGCCGGGGCGTCCCTTCCAGGAACGCGATCAGGTGCGCGAGTGGACGATGCTCTCGGAGGTCGACACGCCGGCGCCGCTCGAGGTCCTGCGCGACGGCCGTCCGCTCGCGGTGACGCTGCTGCCGAAGCCCATGCCGCAGAAGTGGCCGAAGCTCGCCGCGCCGCCCAAGGTGGGCGCGCCGGCGCCGCCGCTCCGCCTGAGCCACTACCGCGGCGACGCCACCGCCGCCGTGGCGCCCGGCTCACCGCACCTCCTCTTCTTCTGGGCGACGTGGTGCGGCGTCTGCAAGGCGTCGCTGCCGGAGCTCGACGCCTTCGCGCGCGAGCGCGGCATCCCCGTGGTGGCGGTCACGGACGAGGGCGCCGAGCGCCTCGACCCGTTCTTCAAGTCGCACAAGGGTCCGTTCCCGCCCATCGTCGCCACCGACACGGACCGTCAGGCGTTCCTCGCCTACGGCGTGAGCGGCATGCCGACGTTCGTCCTCGTCGGCGCCGACGGCAGCGTGCAGAGCTACGCGGTCGGCTACACGGCGGCGAAGGGCCTCGGCCTCGACGGCTGGGCCTGGAGCAAGCGTCCCGCCGCACCGTAG
- a CDS encoding cupin domain-containing protein: protein MVLLPFVFACPLRPATPAAPRVLVGAVESRGLPGFLAAHPLAPGQGLRADEVGRTAAASHHVVQVATAETPHRHRSHDLTVTVLEGEGVLHVEERALPMRAGDVAVVARGVPHWFARTGARTAVAFVVFTPPLDAPDTQPVEPLAPAAVDSAKGRR, encoded by the coding sequence GTGGTCCTGCTGCCATTCGTGTTCGCATGTCCCCTGCGTCCGGCGACGCCGGCGGCGCCGCGCGTGCTCGTCGGTGCGGTGGAGTCGCGGGGGCTGCCCGGCTTCCTCGCCGCGCATCCCCTCGCTCCCGGTCAGGGCCTTCGCGCCGACGAGGTCGGTCGCACCGCCGCCGCGAGCCATCACGTCGTGCAGGTCGCGACCGCCGAGACGCCGCATCGCCACCGCAGCCACGATCTCACGGTCACGGTGCTCGAGGGCGAGGGCGTGCTCCACGTCGAGGAGCGCGCATTGCCGATGCGCGCGGGCGACGTCGCCGTCGTCGCCCGCGGCGTGCCGCATTGGTTCGCGCGCACGGGCGCGCGCACGGCCGTCGCGTTCGTGGTGTTCACGCCCCCGCTCGACGCGCCGGACACCCAGCCGGTCGAGCCGCTCGCACCCGCCGCGGTTGACAGCGCAAAGGGCCGCCGTTAG
- a CDS encoding class I SAM-dependent methyltransferase: MGDNSFQPRRIDGFDAICAALRVGGARADAIALWTVENLARHVDRDALLAGENPPEPPYWAHLWSGARVLAAAIPRDAGAAVELGCGLGLPGVVAARRGARVTFVDRVATPLRFARASMAANGLAAAGFVVADFTGAALRGQWDLVLAAEVLYDRAAFPTVAATLAARLRPGGLALLADAARIDTRAFWPHLEAVGLRATIGEHRVVEEGFPVIVRLAALRHA; this comes from the coding sequence ATGGGTGACAACAGTTTCCAACCGCGGCGTATCGACGGATTCGACGCGATCTGCGCGGCCCTGCGCGTCGGCGGCGCGCGTGCGGACGCGATCGCGTTGTGGACGGTCGAAAACCTCGCGCGACACGTCGATCGCGACGCGCTGCTGGCCGGCGAGAATCCGCCCGAGCCGCCGTACTGGGCGCATCTGTGGAGCGGGGCGCGCGTGCTCGCCGCCGCCATACCCCGCGACGCGGGTGCGGCCGTCGAGCTCGGCTGCGGGCTCGGGCTGCCCGGTGTCGTCGCCGCCCGGCGCGGCGCGCGCGTGACGTTCGTCGACCGCGTCGCGACGCCGCTGCGCTTCGCGCGAGCGAGCATGGCGGCCAACGGGCTCGCCGCCGCGGGCTTCGTCGTCGCCGATTTCACCGGCGCCGCGCTGCGCGGGCAGTGGGACCTCGTCCTCGCCGCCGAGGTGCTCTACGACCGCGCGGCGTTCCCGACGGTGGCGGCCACCCTGGCCGCGCGCCTGCGACCCGGCGGCCTCGCGCTGCTCGCCGACGCCGCGCGCATCGACACGCGCGCGTTCTGGCCGCACCTCGAGGCCGTCGGGCTGCGGGCCACGATCGGCGAGCATCGCGTGGTCGAGGAGGGCTTCCCCGTCATCGTGCGCCTCGCGGCGCTGCGCCACGCCTGA